TACCGGCCTCGAAGATGCCCAGCGTGTGCCGGCCGGGCGCCAGCTCCCACACGCTCAGCGGCACGCCCACCTGCGAGTTGTAGCTCTTAGGCGAGCGGCAAATATCTTCGTCGGGGGCCAGCAGCTGGGCTAGCCACTCCTTCACAATAGTCTTGCCATTGGAGCCCGTGATGGCCCACACCGGCCCGGCAAAAGCCGCCCGGTGGCGCGCGGCCAGCGCTTGCAGCGCGGCCAGCGTATCGGCCACCCGCACGAAACCCGCGCCGGCAAACGGCACCAGGCTAGCCGGCGGATGGCTCACCACGAATAACCGCACTCCCTTGGCGTACAGCGCGGCCAGGTGCTGGTGGCCGTCGTGGTTAGGCCCGCGCAGGGCAAAGAATACGGCGCCTTCTACCAGGCCCACGCGGCGGCTGTCGAGCAGCAGCGTGGTCAAGGCATCGTTGGTGGCGGGGGCTTGCAGCAGGGTGCCACCGAGCAGGGCGGGCAGGTCGGAAAAGCGGATGGGCATGGCCCGGCAAAGGTCGGGCAGTAGCACGACGCTTCGCGCCACTGCCTAAAAATCGGTTGGCTCGCCGAGGTAGGCGAAGTCGTCGATTTCTTTTAGTAGGCGCTGCAATTTGTCGCGCACCATCTGGTAAGCGAAGCCGCCGAGCAGCAAATGCACCGGCGGGTTGGGCAGGCGCACGAGCTGGTACATGGCTTCGGCAGCCTTCACCGGGTCGCCGGCCTGGTTGCCGTCGCGGCCCAGCGAAGCCTGGAGGCCCACGCCCACAGTGTCGGCGTAGTCGGCGATTTTATTCTCGGTATAGGTGGCCGACTCGCCGGCCCACTTGGTGCGAAACGGCCCCGGCTCCACGTTGGTCACGTGGATGCCCAGTGGCCTCAGCTGCGCGGCCAGGCTCTCGCCGATACCTTCGAGCGCAAACTTTGAGGCGTTGTAAATGCCCGCGTGCGCCATGCCGATAAAGCCGCCCACCGAGGTTACGTTGAGAATGTGGCCGGCCCGGCGCTCGCGCAGGTGCGGCAGCACCGCCCGAATGATGCGCAGAGGCCCCGTTATGTTCACGTTGAACTGCCGAATAGTTTCGGCTTCGGTAATCTCCTCGATGCTGCCCAGCGAGCCGTAGCCGGCGTTGTTCACCACCACATCGAGGTGGCCGAAGGCGGCAATAGCGTGCGCCACGGCGCCAGTTATCTGGGCAGCGTCGGTCACATCGACCAGCACGCCCAAGCTCTGGCCGGGCTTGCGCCGGGTAAATTCTTCAACCTGCGGCGACTGCCGGAAGGTGGCCACCACGCGCTCGCCCTTGTCGAGCAGCACGCTAGCCAGCGCCTCGCCAAGGCCGGTCGAGGCCCCGGTAATAAACCAGGTTTTTTGGGTATCAGACATGAGATTAGTCTTGTGGAATGAGGCAGCAAGACACGCAGCGCGGGTCGATTGTTTTTACCAGCGGGGTTGAAAATGAAGCGGAA
The genomic region above belongs to Hymenobacter sp. BRD128 and contains:
- a CDS encoding oxidoreductase — encoded protein: MSDTQKTWFITGASTGLGEALASVLLDKGERVVATFRQSPQVEEFTRRKPGQSLGVLVDVTDAAQITGAVAHAIAAFGHLDVVVNNAGYGSLGSIEEITEAETIRQFNVNITGPLRIIRAVLPHLRERRAGHILNVTSVGGFIGMAHAGIYNASKFALEGIGESLAAQLRPLGIHVTNVEPGPFRTKWAGESATYTENKIADYADTVGVGLQASLGRDGNQAGDPVKAAEAMYQLVRLPNPPVHLLLGGFAYQMVRDKLQRLLKEIDDFAYLGEPTDF